The following are encoded in a window of Methanobrevibacter ruminantium M1 genomic DNA:
- a CDS encoding TOBE domain-containing protein — MVISARNGLTGKIDSIKLGEVMASIKIAVDEPAIITAIITKESAEDLGLAEGDKVKAIIKSTNIMVEK, encoded by the coding sequence ATGGTAATTAGTGCAAGAAACGGATTAACAGGAAAAATCGATAGTATAAAATTAGGAGAAGTAATGGCAAGTATCAAAATAGCAGTAGATGAACCTGCTATAATTACTGCAATCATTACTAAAGAATCTGCAGAAGACTTAGGTTTAGCAGAAGGTGACAAAGTTAAAGCAATTATTAAATCCACTAATATTATGGTGGAAAAATAA
- a CDS encoding nicotinamide-nucleotide adenylyltransferase, whose amino-acid sequence MKRKNRGLLIGRMQPVHNGHIEVIKETLEEVDEIIIGIGSAQLSHELKDPFTAGERVLMMRNALIEEGIDLNKTYIIPIEDINRNKLWVSQVEMVSPPFKKVYSGNSLVQVLFSEEGYEVIAPELFDRKVLSGTEIRKRILMDEDWQSLVPKATVEIIEEINGVDRIKHLNKKEISEL is encoded by the coding sequence ATGAAAAGAAAAAACCGTGGCTTATTAATTGGAAGAATGCAGCCTGTTCATAATGGACATATTGAAGTTATAAAGGAGACTTTAGAGGAAGTCGATGAGATTATAATCGGAATTGGAAGTGCTCAGTTAAGCCATGAGCTAAAAGATCCATTCACTGCAGGGGAAAGAGTTTTGATGATGAGAAATGCCCTAATAGAGGAAGGGATTGACTTGAATAAAACATATATAATCCCTATAGAGGACATCAACCGCAACAAGCTATGGGTTTCTCAGGTTGAGATGGTCAGCCCTCCTTTCAAGAAGGTCTATAGCGGAAATTCCCTTGTTCAAGTCCTATTTTCCGAAGAGGGATATGAAGTAATCGCTCCTGAATTGTTTGATAGAAAAGTCCTTTCCGGAACTGAAATTAGAAAAAGAATATTGATGGATGAGGATTGGCAATCATTGGTTCCTAAGGCTACAGTTGAAATTATTGAAGAGATAAATGGTGTGGATAGAATAAAACACCTTAATAAAAAGGAAATCAGTGAATTATAA
- a CDS encoding DUF447 domain-containing protein — protein sequence MSFSLESIGIKAGGRYETIYTTMNKAGEMDAAPIGLKYIGDYDVAARIFEGSKTLKNIQETGIFVVNITNDPSVFARSLYDNLKEEEFVKDDDIVYLKNADAYFIALVKSIEEMKPEHDHVNEGAKNYIIKAEPLKIIINRQGAKALNRGLFAFLESLVDYTRVDIIDDEKKEEYKKRFIENERVIQRVAEDDVKENMAILKEKMIEKGLDLE from the coding sequence ATGTCATTTAGTTTAGAAAGCATTGGAATAAAGGCTGGAGGAAGATATGAGACCATCTACACCACCATGAACAAGGCAGGTGAAATGGACGCTGCTCCAATCGGATTGAAATACATTGGAGACTACGATGTTGCTGCAAGGATATTTGAAGGAAGCAAGACCTTAAAAAACATTCAAGAGACAGGAATCTTTGTAGTAAACATTACAAATGACCCTTCAGTCTTTGCAAGATCCCTTTATGACAATCTGAAGGAAGAGGAATTCGTTAAGGATGATGACATTGTTTATTTGAAAAATGCAGATGCTTACTTCATTGCCCTTGTAAAATCCATTGAAGAGATGAAGCCGGAACATGACCATGTAAATGAAGGGGCAAAGAATTATATCATAAAGGCAGAGCCATTGAAGATAATCATCAATAGGCAAGGAGCCAAGGCACTAAACAGAGGACTATTTGCATTCCTTGAGTCATTAGTTGACTATACAAGAGTTGACATCATCGATGATGAGAAAAAGGAAGAATATAAAAAGAGATTTATTGAAAATGAAAGAGTCATCCAAAGAGTTGCAGAGGATGATGTAAAAGAGAATATGGCTATTTTAAAGGAAAAAATGATTGAAAAAGGATTGGATTTGGAATAA
- a CDS encoding TOBE domain-containing protein gives MAISARNGLKGKIEDVKLGEVMASIKIAVDEPAVITAVITRESAEELSLAEGDEVSAVIKSTEIMVEK, from the coding sequence ATGGCAATTAGTGCAAGAAACGGATTAAAAGGAAAAATTGAAGATGTAAAATTAGGAGAAGTAATGGCAAGCATCAAAATCGCAGTGGATGAACCTGCTGTAATCACTGCTGTTATTACTCGTGAATCTGCTGAAGAATTATCTTTAGCTGAAGGTGATGAAGTAAGTGCAGTTATTAAATCTACTGAAATCATGGTAGAAAAATAA
- a CDS encoding UbiX family flavin prenyltransferase, giving the protein MIIIAITGASGVIYGVELLKALKQLKIETGLLISNPAKIVIEYELEESVEEIKSLADHYFESEEIDSSVNSGSFKFDSAVIIPCSMKTVSAIANGYASNSITRLADVALKERRTLVLVPRETPLRDVHLENMLRISKEGGIILPAMPAFYHDPKDISDMTNFIVGKVLDVLKIDNDMFKRWEKE; this is encoded by the coding sequence ATGATTATTATAGCAATTACAGGTGCAAGCGGAGTAATCTATGGAGTGGAACTCTTAAAAGCACTTAAGCAACTTAAAATAGAAACAGGACTGCTTATAAGCAATCCTGCCAAGATTGTAATCGAATATGAATTGGAAGAATCAGTAGAAGAAATCAAATCATTAGCAGACCACTATTTTGAATCTGAAGAGATAGACTCCTCTGTAAACAGCGGATCTTTCAAGTTTGACTCTGCTGTAATCATACCATGTTCCATGAAGACAGTATCAGCAATAGCCAACGGCTATGCATCCAATTCCATAACTCGCCTTGCAGATGTTGCCCTTAAGGAAAGACGCACCCTTGTTCTGGTTCCAAGGGAAACTCCATTAAGGGATGTCCACCTTGAAAACATGCTTAGGATATCTAAGGAAGGAGGCATAATCCTTCCTGCAATGCCTGCCTTCTATCATGACCCTAAAGACATAAGCGACATGACCAATTTCATAGTTGGAAAAGTCTTGGATGTCCTAAAGATAGATAATGATATGTTTAAAAGATGGGAGAAGGAATAA
- a CDS encoding HD domain-containing protein gives MSANKKFIRDSIHGNLPLNSFELEILDYPQLQRLRRVKQLGFIYLIYPGANHSRFEHSIGTMHLASKLADQLELNDDDKDLVRIAGLLHDAGHGPFSHVSEAVFDVPHEELTAFVVKNTSLADKLSEKFNTSEIIDIINGKGKLGPIISGELDMDRMDYLIRDSHYTGVAYGVIDTERIISNLKLERELILDIKGVQAAEAALVARYLMYPSVYQHHTTRIVNAMFRRCLRHMIHQDILNPKEMYKYDDADMISMCRNSEGFSRDIMERIDNRRLLKVAKSIPVNRFENPDKIFKISKEELLKAEEEISQDFNIDRNYLIINLPEYPRFDEMKTWVSFGDKLYHLNEISSIVGALSSARFNSPDICLYVPKEDLEKTKRIKLENYLDLPEEVRRYDTIHFNQSKLFD, from the coding sequence ATGTCTGCAAATAAGAAATTCATCAGAGACAGTATTCATGGAAACCTCCCCTTAAATTCATTTGAACTTGAAATTTTAGACTATCCTCAATTACAGCGCCTTAGAAGAGTGAAGCAATTAGGATTCATCTATCTAATCTATCCAGGAGCAAATCACTCCAGATTTGAGCATTCAATCGGAACCATGCATCTTGCAAGCAAGCTGGCAGATCAGCTTGAGCTTAACGATGACGACAAGGACTTAGTTAGAATAGCCGGACTTCTCCATGATGCAGGACATGGACCATTCTCCCATGTATCCGAAGCAGTGTTTGATGTTCCCCATGAGGAGCTAACTGCATTTGTTGTCAAGAACACTTCCCTTGCAGATAAGCTCTCTGAAAAATTCAACACAAGTGAAATAATCGACATCATCAATGGAAAAGGTAAATTGGGACCGATCATCTCTGGAGAGCTGGATATGGATAGAATGGACTATCTAATCAGAGATTCCCACTATACAGGAGTGGCTTATGGAGTGATTGATACCGAAAGAATCATCAGCAATCTGAAGCTAGAAAGGGAACTGATTTTAGACATAAAAGGGGTTCAAGCTGCAGAAGCAGCACTTGTTGCAAGATATCTTATGTATCCAAGCGTATATCAGCACCACACCACAAGAATTGTCAATGCAATGTTTAGAAGATGCCTAAGGCATATGATTCATCAGGACATTTTAAATCCTAAAGAGATGTACAAATATGACGATGCAGACATGATAAGCATGTGCAGAAACTCTGAAGGATTCTCAAGGGACATTATGGAGCGCATTGACAACAGAAGGCTCTTGAAGGTTGCAAAGTCAATTCCAGTCAACAGATTTGAGAACCCAGACAAGATATTTAAAATAAGCAAGGAAGAGTTGCTTAAGGCCGAAGAGGAAATCAGCCAGGACTTCAATATAGACAGAAACTATCTCATTATCAACCTTCCGGAATATCCTAGATTTGATGAGATGAAAACCTGGGTGTCCTTTGGAGATAAATTATATCATTTGAATGAGATTTCAAGCATTGTAGGTGCTTTAAGCAGCGCAAGATTCAATTCCCCAGACATTTGCCTTTATGTGCCTAAGGAAGACCTTGAAAAGACCAAAAGAATCAAGCTGGAAAACTATTTGGACTTGCCTGAAGAAGTGAGAAGGTATGATACAATTCACTTTAACCAGTCCAAATTGTTTGATTAA
- the cofH gene encoding 5-amino-6-(D-ribitylamino)uracil--L-tyrosine 4-hydroxyphenyl transferase CofH, translating into MYNENVASKTKKILDSALDGPISVEDGNYLMNLKGSEIFPLLATADAIREKVVGDNVTFINNCNINFTNICKVRCGFCAFGKDADDPDAYHLSDEEILKKAEGAVRTGAREFTLMGGVLEDADIEYYEHLLKLLKSEYPDIEIHGFSPMMIKDAALKSEMPIEEAFKILKKAGLGTLPGTAAEILTDRSREIICPKKVTTQEWIDIIKTAHNAGITGSATMMYGHIETMEERVEHLDILRNIQLETGGFNEFIPMTFMHEYSPIFLEGQENLGATGTQDLKLYAVSRLMFHDIIPNIQVSWVKMGFRFAQVSLLAGANDLGGTLGGDELSEASGAPDGVDASIKDLSRLVRDLGRVPLERNSEYTEFYPIEL; encoded by the coding sequence ATGTATAATGAAAATGTGGCATCAAAGACTAAGAAAATATTAGATAGCGCTCTTGACGGGCCTATCTCAGTTGAAGATGGGAATTACCTAATGAATCTAAAGGGTTCAGAGATTTTTCCGCTTTTGGCTACTGCAGATGCGATACGTGAAAAGGTGGTTGGAGATAATGTTACATTTATCAACAATTGCAATATCAACTTTACAAATATCTGCAAGGTCCGCTGCGGATTCTGCGCTTTCGGAAAGGATGCAGATGATCCTGACGCTTATCATCTAAGCGATGAGGAAATATTAAAGAAGGCTGAAGGTGCAGTGAGGACTGGAGCTCGCGAATTCACATTGATGGGAGGGGTCCTTGAGGATGCAGACATTGAATACTATGAGCATCTTCTCAAGCTCTTGAAGTCTGAATATCCTGATATTGAGATTCATGGATTTTCCCCAATGATGATTAAGGATGCTGCATTGAAAAGTGAAATGCCTATAGAGGAAGCATTCAAGATACTCAAAAAGGCAGGCCTTGGAACATTGCCTGGAACTGCAGCTGAAATATTGACTGACCGTTCAAGAGAGATTATATGCCCTAAGAAGGTCACAACACAGGAATGGATAGACATTATTAAGACAGCCCATAATGCAGGGATAACTGGCTCTGCTACAATGATGTACGGCCATATTGAAACAATGGAAGAAAGGGTTGAGCATTTGGACATTCTTAGAAATATCCAATTGGAAACCGGCGGCTTCAATGAGTTCATTCCAATGACATTCATGCATGAATACTCTCCCATATTCCTTGAAGGACAGGAAAACTTAGGAGCAACTGGAACTCAAGACCTTAAGCTTTATGCAGTTAGCAGACTCATGTTTCATGACATTATTCCAAACATTCAAGTCTCTTGGGTAAAGATGGGATTCAGATTTGCACAGGTGTCTCTTTTGGCTGGTGCAAATGATTTAGGTGGAACTTTAGGTGGAGATGAATTGTCTGAAGCATCTGGTGCTCCAGATGGTGTTGATGCAAGTATAAAAGACCTAAGTAGACTTGTAAGAGACTTAGGCAGAGTCCCTCTAGAAAGAAACTCTGAATATACTGAATTTTATCCTATTGAATTATAA
- a CDS encoding TOBE domain-containing protein, whose product MAISARNGIKGTVESVKLGEVMASIKIKVEDPALITAAITAESAEELELAVGDEVKAIIKSTEIMVAK is encoded by the coding sequence ATGGCAATTAGTGCAAGAAATGGTATTAAAGGTACTGTAGAAAGTGTAAAATTAGGTGAAGTAATGGCTAGCATCAAGATCAAAGTTGAAGACCCTGCTTTAATCACTGCAGCAATTACCGCTGAATCTGCTGAAGAATTAGAATTAGCTGTTGGCGATGAAGTAAAGGCTATCATTAAATCTACTGAAATCATGGTAGCGAAATAG
- a CDS encoding TOBE domain-containing protein — protein sequence MAISARNGLKGKIEDVKLGAVMASIKIAVDEPAVITAVITRESAEELALAEGDEVSAVIKSTEIMVEK from the coding sequence ATGGCGATCAGTGCAAGAAACGGATTAAAAGGAAAAATTGAAGATGTGAAATTAGGTGCAGTAATGGCTAGCATCAAAATTGCAGTTGACGAACCTGCTGTAATTACAGCTGTCATTACTAGAGAATCTGCTGAAGAATTAGCTTTAGCTGAAGGTGACGAAGTAAGTGCAGTTATTAAGTCCACTGAAATCATGGTGGAAAAATAA
- a CDS encoding right-handed parallel beta-helix repeat-containing protein, producing MNINLKKITFLCLVLVLIGLISFNSISANDLGTVLEDNDNNGLNDLNNDDFINSDVNSDSINKEAISNLKSLNSQDESTSSDSNNSASSNSNSSVASSSNSSASSNSANSNSSTSSNSANSNSSVSSNSTNSNSSASSNSTNSNSSASSNSTNSNANTNNSSSDASKTQTIKLSSQEESALNEFLNAIKTTTKGTIVLKNDLVLNQTISLNNNITIDGRNHSISSLDVTNMFKTFAKITLKNIVFTNYHEIENLRAILNSGELTVLNCQFNGFSYLTNGSAIYNSKKLTVQGTKFNNNYVNNSGGAIYSTGTLTINNSSFNKNHAGKNGGAIYSTLNLILNQSVFSNNSANESGGALYSKGSGLNIKYSRFNNNSASLNGGALYSSSNSTVISYSNFVSNFVEAYDKASNGGAAFIYYGSKIAYSNFTSNHCKTTLTNSSQKKSIQSMGGALFYYGGNHTLSFSNFNKNSVENDGGAVRIAKNVGKFTLNKCNFTNNNASYEDGGAISLATPNITISNSIFKNNFANEDGGAIDTFSLGSYKVNVLIKNCLFNSNTAFKAAGAIYLGVNTVQSIVNSNFTSNKATVAGAFYIESISVSISNCIFSSNKADNVSKKTIYNKQGKVVSHSGGAVFVKNGSTVTIKNSLFKSNKATSGGAITNHGKMVIDKCNFTSNSATNGGALYGGGKTSTIRNSIFYKNSATKTGGALFINEGNVNMKSSMIVSNTAKSYSVYSTVSITLNNNWWGNTLSIKDKSPKTLGLTNVKVSTWLHLKIRAKTTKLAKGKTTTLTIDLRYNNNDKLVSTAFNNPLTLTVSEGTLSSKKVNLKNGKATVKFKKTNSKTAVVKVKLLGKTARCTIKTK from the coding sequence ATGAATATTAATTTAAAAAAAATCACATTCTTATGTTTGGTTTTAGTTCTAATCGGTTTGATCTCATTTAATTCAATCAGCGCTAATGATTTAGGCACTGTATTGGAGGATAATGATAATAACGGATTAAATGACTTAAATAATGATGATTTTATAAATTCAGATGTGAATTCAGATAGTATAAATAAAGAAGCAATTTCTAATTTAAAAAGTTTAAATAGTCAGGATGAATCTACATCTTCTGATTCTAATAATTCTGCTAGTTCTAATTCTAATAGTTCCGTTGCTTCTAGTTCTAATAGTTCTGCAAGTTCTAATTCTGCTAATTCTAATAGTTCTACTAGTTCTAATTCTGCTAATTCTAATAGTTCTGTAAGTTCTAATTCTACTAATTCTAATAGTTCTGCAAGTTCTAATTCTACTAATTCTAATAGTTCTGCAAGTTCTAATTCTACTAATTCTAATGCTAACACCAATAACTCCAGTTCAGATGCATCTAAAACTCAAACTATAAAATTATCCTCTCAAGAGGAAAGTGCCCTTAATGAGTTCTTAAATGCAATCAAAACAACTACTAAAGGCACAATTGTTCTAAAAAACGATTTGGTCCTTAATCAAACTATCTCACTTAATAACAATATTACAATAGATGGTAGGAATCATTCCATAAGCTCCTTAGATGTTACAAACATGTTTAAGACCTTTGCAAAGATCACACTTAAAAACATTGTCTTTACAAACTATCATGAAATAGAGAATTTAAGGGCAATACTTAACTCTGGAGAATTGACTGTCCTCAATTGCCAATTCAATGGATTTTCATATCTTACAAACGGCTCAGCTATCTATAACAGCAAAAAGCTTACCGTTCAAGGGACTAAGTTTAATAACAATTATGTCAATAACAGCGGAGGGGCCATCTATAGCACAGGAACCCTGACTATAAACAATTCCTCATTCAACAAAAATCATGCAGGCAAAAATGGTGGAGCCATCTATTCCACTTTAAACCTAATCCTAAACCAGTCTGTCTTTAGCAATAATTCCGCTAATGAAAGCGGAGGAGCTCTCTATTCAAAAGGCAGCGGATTAAATATAAAATATTCCCGATTTAATAATAACTCTGCATCATTAAATGGAGGTGCGCTCTACAGCTCATCCAACAGTACGGTGATTTCCTATTCAAATTTCGTTTCAAACTTTGTGGAAGCCTATGATAAAGCAAGCAATGGAGGGGCTGCATTTATCTATTATGGATCTAAAATTGCATATTCAAACTTCACATCTAACCATTGTAAAACAACTCTTACAAACAGTTCTCAGAAAAAGTCAATTCAATCAATGGGTGGAGCTTTATTCTATTATGGTGGAAATCATACTTTAAGCTTCTCTAATTTTAATAAGAACTCTGTAGAAAACGACGGAGGTGCTGTGCGCATAGCCAAAAATGTAGGGAAATTTACATTGAACAAATGTAATTTCACAAATAACAACGCATCCTATGAGGATGGGGGAGCAATTTCCTTAGCAACCCCAAACATCACAATCTCAAACTCCATTTTCAAGAATAACTTTGCAAATGAGGACGGAGGAGCTATTGACACATTCAGTCTAGGAAGCTATAAGGTAAATGTATTGATTAAGAATTGCCTATTCAATTCAAACACTGCATTCAAGGCAGCAGGTGCAATATATTTAGGAGTAAACACTGTCCAATCAATAGTAAACTCTAATTTCACATCAAATAAGGCAACCGTTGCAGGTGCATTCTATATAGAATCCATTTCAGTAAGCATTAGCAATTGCATCTTCTCATCCAATAAGGCAGACAATGTATCCAAAAAGACAATATATAACAAGCAAGGCAAGGTTGTCTCCCATTCAGGAGGGGCTGTATTCGTTAAGAATGGAAGTACAGTCACCATTAAAAACAGCCTTTTCAAGAGCAATAAGGCCACATCAGGTGGGGCCATAACCAATCATGGAAAGATGGTCATTGATAAGTGCAATTTCACAAGCAATTCTGCAACAAATGGTGGGGCATTATATGGCGGTGGAAAAACAAGCACAATAAGAAATTCCATATTCTATAAGAATTCAGCAACAAAAACTGGAGGAGCATTATTCATCAATGAAGGCAATGTCAATATGAAATCAAGCATGATAGTCTCAAACACTGCAAAATCCTATTCTGTCTACAGCACAGTTTCAATCACATTAAACAATAACTGGTGGGGAAACACATTGTCAATTAAGGACAAGTCCCCTAAGACTTTAGGATTGACCAATGTTAAAGTGAGCACTTGGCTTCATTTAAAAATAAGGGCTAAGACCACTAAGCTTGCTAAAGGAAAGACCACAACATTGACTATTGACTTAAGATATAATAATAACGATAAGCTTGTTTCAACTGCATTTAACAATCCTCTTACTTTGACTGTATCTGAAGGCACTTTATCTAGCAAGAAAGTGAATTTAAAAAATGGAAAGGCCACAGTTAAGTTTAAAAAGACCAATTCTAAGACTGCAGTTGTTAAGGTCAAGCTATTGGGAAAAACAGCACGTTGTACTATAAAGACTAAATAA
- a CDS encoding methyltransferase domain-containing protein, translating into MIKDFDFINTCDISGFIKEEIRAIALYKSDVSKEDIVLDINCGIGEISTEFSKLSKEVYCIDEDNTAIEFSKTNIEKHGDIDKVKFINQDPLSAIRSIIDFDIAIIKANDDNIGEIIEEIHNRINSKGRIIILTNILDFALMSVNKLDELLYNPTISQIDVSKGQQLNKGVKLISDNPMTMIYVKKR; encoded by the coding sequence ATGATAAAAGATTTTGACTTTATTAATACCTGCGATATCTCCGGATTCATTAAAGAGGAAATTAGAGCAATAGCCCTCTATAAATCAGATGTGAGTAAAGAGGACATTGTTTTAGACATTAACTGTGGAATTGGAGAAATATCTACAGAATTTTCCAAATTATCCAAGGAAGTCTATTGCATAGATGAAGACAATACAGCAATAGAGTTTTCCAAGACAAATATTGAAAAGCATGGAGATATTGATAAGGTCAAATTCATAAATCAGGACCCTCTTTCTGCTATAAGAAGCATCATCGACTTTGACATTGCCATAATAAAAGCAAATGATGACAATATTGGTGAGATTATAGAAGAGATTCACAATAGAATCAATTCAAAAGGCAGAATAATAATCTTGACAAACATTCTTGACTTTGCTTTAATGAGTGTAAATAAGTTAGATGAATTATTATACAATCCAACAATTAGTCAGATTGATGTATCTAAAGGACAGCAGTTAAATAAAGGGGTAAAATTAATTTCAGACAATCCTATGACTATGATTTATGTTAAAAAGAGATAG
- a CDS encoding glycosyltransferase produces the protein MGMKNLILSKSDQFNHYKDKANQLKKENKELKLKNEELEFKNNELSPELEEGISLIIPSYKGENHIQPLLESLEKQTISKDLFEVIFIVNGEMDSTIDILTDFAKSNPDMNIIISYTSEGGVSNARNIGIRIAKREYIGFLDDDDFISDNYLKALYDHIAPNRVVLSNFIDIDEETGEEIGSRLVPYSMNREGIFNDVVVKLTNLSIITTAKIIPALAVKGTDFNPNLNNGVDVSYYARLYPKNHFEFYFVSKEEGAVYYRIRRSGSISRQETSYQFNVLDRLKVIDDINESYKQVDKSDELYVHFLKILFDAQTYFIGLYLDEYPQDREKVIEEVRKHNFEYFSYEKLEG, from the coding sequence ATGGGAATGAAGAATCTAATTTTATCCAAGAGCGATCAATTCAATCATTACAAAGATAAGGCAAATCAATTGAAAAAGGAAAATAAGGAATTAAAGCTAAAAAATGAGGAATTGGAGTTTAAAAACAATGAGCTTAGTCCTGAACTTGAAGAGGGAATTAGCCTAATCATTCCTAGCTATAAGGGAGAAAATCATATTCAGCCTCTTTTAGAGTCCTTGGAAAAGCAAACAATTTCAAAAGACCTTTTTGAAGTAATCTTCATCGTCAATGGAGAAATGGATTCCACAATAGACATATTAACTGATTTTGCAAAATCAAATCCTGACATGAACATAATAATTAGCTATACAAGCGAAGGGGGAGTGTCCAATGCAAGAAACATTGGAATTCGGATTGCAAAAAGGGAATATATAGGATTTCTTGATGATGACGACTTCATCAGCGATAATTATCTAAAAGCCCTTTATGACCATATAGCTCCAAATAGGGTTGTGCTCTCTAATTTCATCGACATCGATGAGGAAACTGGAGAAGAGATAGGGTCTCGCCTTGTCCCATATTCCATGAACAGGGAAGGCATATTCAATGATGTTGTTGTAAAACTGACTAACCTTTCCATCATAACAACTGCAAAGATAATTCCAGCATTAGCCGTTAAGGGAACTGACTTCAATCCAAATCTCAACAATGGAGTTGACGTTTCCTATTATGCAAGGCTATATCCAAAGAATCATTTTGAATTTTATTTTGTAAGCAAGGAAGAAGGAGCTGTCTATTATAGAATAAGGCGAAGCGGTTCCATTTCAAGACAGGAAACTTCCTATCAATTCAATGTACTGGACCGATTGAAGGTCATCGATGACATTAATGAAAGCTATAAACAAGTTGATAAAAGCGATGAACTCTATGTCCACTTCCTAAAGATACTCTTTGATGCTCAAACATACTTCATTGGATTGTATTTGGATGAATATCCTCAAGATCGTGAAAAGGTCATTGAAGAAGTGAGAAAGCATAATTTTGAATACTTTTCATATGAAAAACTAGAAGGATAA
- a CDS encoding molybdenum cofactor biosynthesis protein MoaE produces the protein MVIKIVEKDDEYFTIGDLIEEIKKSDRVDEAGAIYSFEGIVRGEEENLTVDKLTLTLPDKEKGLEQIESIVETAKVKHGVFEISVIHFIGEFYTGDQLFLVVVLGPHRGETLEALTEVVERVKHEIDFKKEELSNQGTKIIMAGG, from the coding sequence ATGGTAATTAAGATTGTTGAAAAAGATGACGAATACTTTACAATAGGCGATTTAATAGAAGAGATTAAAAAGTCCGACAGAGTGGACGAAGCAGGAGCCATCTACAGTTTTGAAGGAATTGTAAGAGGAGAAGAAGAGAATTTAACCGTTGATAAGCTTACTTTAACACTTCCAGACAAGGAAAAAGGACTTGAACAGATAGAATCTATCGTAGAAACCGCTAAAGTAAAGCATGGAGTATTTGAAATAAGCGTTATCCATTTCATTGGAGAGTTCTATACTGGAGATCAGTTATTCCTAGTTGTTGTTCTTGGACCTCACAGAGGAGAAACCTTGGAAGCCCTTACTGAAGTTGTGGAAAGAGTCAAGCATGAGATTGACTTTAAAAAAGAGGAGCTTTCCAATCAAGGAACTAAAATCATAATGGCAGGAGGATAA
- a CDS encoding TOBE domain-containing protein produces MAISARNGIKGTVESVKLGKVMASIKIKVEDPALITAVITKESAEDLDLAVGDDVSAIIKSTQVMVAK; encoded by the coding sequence ATGGCAATTAGTGCAAGAAATGGTATTAAAGGTACTGTAGAAAGTGTAAAATTAGGTAAAGTTATGGCAAGCATCAAGATTAAAGTGGAAGATCCTGCTTTAATTACTGCAGTCATTACTAAAGAATCTGCAGAAGACTTAGACTTAGCTGTTGGCGATGATGTAAGTGCTATCATTAAATCTACTCAAGTTATGGTAGCTAAATAG